The Nymphaea colorata isolate Beijing-Zhang1983 chromosome 5, ASM883128v2, whole genome shotgun sequence DNA segment GTGATGGCCGGCATGGGTCAGAGTGCTTAGTTCGGAAGGGGAGGGCGATCACAGGCCTTCTTCCTGAAGGCGCAGGTGCCGAAGAGCCAGTAGCCGACGCCATGGCCGAGAACGGCGAGGATGACGACGCCGATGTTGAAGGACATGAGGGAGAGCATCATCATGTTGGCGAAGAACATGCGGATACCGTAGACGAGGGAGCTGAGGAAGCCGCTGAGGTAGGGCTTCTCCTCGACCCACTTCACCTTTAGGAAGGCGAGCCACTCGGTGATGATGCCGCCGAGGAAGATGACTATGAGCAAGAATACGTATTTGCCGACGCTGGCGCCCGGCCACCCTCCGAACAGAATCACATTCGCCGAATCCGTCCCCCAGAACAACGCAAAGTGCATCATCTTCgctcctcttctctttctccgATCACaagctgcaaaaaaaaaaccaagacctccctctctctctgttggCTGACATAAAATGACTCATGAAGactatataagagagagagagagagagagagagagaaatttgttAAAACCAAACGGTTAGGTGAGGACAAAAATCAGACTGTTtaacttttgttaaaaaaaaatattttaaataaaatataaacaacttaatatatttataCAAACTATTTTGATACAAAACAGTATGTCAAGGACAAATGGTTGATACTAGGCGAGCCATccatttttattataaaaacattcttaaaaaatgatatatgtTTTACTTCAACTTAGCATATCAGTGGGTTATattacaaattgaaaaaaacaccTTAAGCATAAAATCTAAACGATTTAGTTTTTgtaatggtatatatatatatatatgtgtgtgtgccaAACCCCTTTAAAAAAGGGATAagaaccagacctcttaaatttgtgttaaaaagtgtttcaaaaacaaaatgtgaactttTTATTG contains these protein-coding regions:
- the LOC116254372 gene encoding copper transporter 6-like gives rise to the protein MMHFALFWGTDSANVILFGGWPGASVGKYVFLLIVIFLGGIITEWLAFLKVKWVEEKPYLSGFLSSLVYGIRMFFANMMMLSLMSFNIGVVILAVLGHGVGYWLFGTCAFRKKACDRPPLPN